One window of the Runella slithyformis DSM 19594 genome contains the following:
- a CDS encoding ArsR/SmtB family transcription factor — MNRDPFAAIADPTRRAIIDLLAQQELNINQISDHFNTVSRQAVTKQLKYLEDSGLVNIEKNGREKYCYLALDNLEEVNDWLRKYEKFWNKKLDKLDDYLKKKNGR; from the coding sequence ATGAACAGAGATCCATTTGCAGCCATAGCAGACCCGACAAGAAGAGCGATTATTGACTTATTGGCTCAACAAGAACTTAACATCAATCAGATTTCAGACCATTTTAACACGGTTTCAAGACAAGCTGTAACTAAACAACTCAAATATCTTGAAGACAGCGGACTTGTGAATATTGAAAAAAACGGACGTGAAAAATATTGCTACCTTGCACTTGACAATTTGGAAGAAGTAAACGACTGGTTAAGAAAATATGAGAAATTTTGGAACAAGAAATTGGACAAACTTGACGACTACTTAAAAAAGAAAAACGGCAGGTAA
- a CDS encoding protoglobin domain-containing protein, producing the protein MTEQIKGYAYGQVGQSPVSIADLDLLKKTVLFGEEDEKNLRLAGEVLKDQTNEVLDLWYGFVGGNEHLVHYFTKNGQPNMDYLTAVRARFGQWIMDLCNKPYDQIWLNYQYEIALRHHSIKKNKTDDVDTVPIIHYRYMVAFIFPITATIKGFLAKKGHDTETVEAMYSAWFKAVTLTVILWTYPYINKNEF; encoded by the coding sequence ATGACAGAACAAATCAAAGGTTACGCCTACGGGCAAGTAGGGCAATCACCTGTAAGCATTGCCGATTTAGACCTTCTCAAAAAAACAGTTTTGTTTGGCGAAGAAGATGAAAAGAACCTTCGCCTTGCAGGAGAAGTACTTAAAGACCAAACAAACGAAGTGCTTGACCTTTGGTATGGTTTCGTGGGCGGTAACGAACACTTGGTGCATTACTTCACTAAAAACGGACAGCCAAACATGGACTACTTAACTGCGGTTAGGGCAAGATTTGGACAATGGATAATGGATTTGTGTAACAAGCCTTACGACCAAATTTGGTTGAACTACCAATACGAAATTGCTTTGAGACACCATAGCATCAAAAAAAACAAAACTGATGATGTAGACACAGTTCCAATAATTCATTACCGTTATATGGTAGCATTTATTTTCCCAATCACAGCAACAATTAAAGGGTTTTTAGCTAAAAAAGGACACGATACTGAAACAGTTGAAGCAATGTATTCAGCTTGGTTTAAAGCAGTAACGCTGACCGTAATACTTTGGACTTATCCCTACATCAATAAAAACGAATTTTAA
- a CDS encoding PKD domain-containing protein — MATAEKHQDGSITKNQRKMRTAFYKLNILLTICLFLNSCTKEDVAPDLLVGWKEETEGRVQFTNLTENADSFLWEFDDKTTSTEKTPVKIYTKNGDYQVKVTATKGSKTTSKTLAVKVTNVILPVLEFRNDLHNFNIEVGTYKNPDPLKPPFEFIGSTGLVYSVSKISFPDRSQWSILLGTLYDGPDPIINYTGFTQENIKEITKVLVATQFGEEQVFEYRLTFDKPYEISISRVDKGNYAIRYNFGADKQICKSISFKGCISNLRGLAQDYVFEELSFIAHQSNS, encoded by the coding sequence GTGGCTACCGCAGAAAAACACCAAGACGGTTCAATAACGAAAAATCAACGAAAAATGAGAACAGCATTTTACAAACTCAATATCCTACTGACAATCTGTCTATTTTTAAATTCATGCACGAAAGAAGATGTAGCCCCTGACTTGTTGGTAGGCTGGAAAGAAGAGACAGAGGGGAGAGTTCAGTTTACCAACCTCACAGAGAACGCTGATTCTTTCCTATGGGAGTTTGACGACAAAACTACTTCCACAGAGAAAACGCCTGTCAAGATATATACCAAGAATGGCGACTATCAAGTAAAAGTTACAGCTACGAAAGGCAGTAAAACTACAAGCAAAACCTTAGCAGTAAAAGTAACTAATGTCATTTTACCTGTTCTTGAATTTAGGAACGATTTGCACAATTTTAATATTGAAGTTGGCACTTACAAAAATCCTGACCCACTTAAACCACCTTTTGAATTTATAGGTTCAACAGGATTAGTATATTCCGTGAGTAAAATATCATTCCCTGACAGAAGTCAATGGAGTATTCTTTTAGGTACACTTTATGATGGACCCGACCCAATAATTAACTATACAGGATTTACCCAAGAAAATATCAAGGAAATTACAAAGGTGCTTGTTGCAACACAATTTGGTGAGGAGCAAGTTTTCGAGTATCGATTGACTTTCGATAAACCTTACGAAATATCAATATCCAGGGTAGATAAAGGAAATTACGCAATTCGATATAATTTCGGAGCAGATAAACAAATCTGCAAATCTATCAGTTTCAAAGGGTGTATTTCAAATTTACGCGGCCTTGCGCAGGATTACGTTTTTGAGGAGCTTTCCTTTATTGCTCATCAGAGCAACTCTTAG
- a CDS encoding transposase, translating to MHRSQAVKDFLTYKKGRVHLVTLPGYSPELNPVELLWSQLKRELKNRRGGPCRFSLFKRVGRSVIGKNRRDQKKYNIACIILS from the coding sequence ATCCACCGCAGTCAGGCCGTCAAAGACTTCCTGACATATAAGAAGGGAAGAGTACATCTAGTCACTCTGCCCGGGTATAGTCCGGAGTTAAATCCTGTAGAGTTGCTATGGAGTCAATTGAAAAGGGAGTTGAAAAATAGGCGGGGCGGCCCGTGCCGTTTTTCTTTGTTTAAAAGAGTTGGCCGAAGTGTTATTGGAAAAAATCGAAGAGATCAGAAAAAATACAACATTGCTTGTATCATTCTTTCATAA
- a CDS encoding UPF0236 family transposase-like protein gives MFGKAEKFLELFLGIKVSDSTIYRVCNRVGQHLPEQELVKPGQDLGKLQQQPKANGLWYDRRLDGQPEARWVETNLGRTIAFEAHIRRPSAHKPWPTRSMWPTEAPVRKLKAKFERLYPPDSLCKQIFVSDGATWISKWVSERYPKAIQILDYYHAVEHMAKAAEYAPDAKKWLKIQKKRLLENQLNLVIKDIEAIKSLPKEICRSLLKYLENNAYRMNYKHYRQQGWFIGSGAIESAHKTLIQARMKLSGQWWSNSGCDNILKLRVALMSNKGKLLKNVILRKAA, from the coding sequence GTGTTTGGAAAGGCCGAGAAATTTTTAGAACTGTTTTTGGGGATCAAAGTAAGCGACAGTACCATTTATCGGGTCTGCAATCGCGTAGGCCAGCACTTGCCGGAGCAGGAATTAGTCAAACCCGGCCAAGACTTAGGCAAGTTGCAGCAACAGCCAAAGGCCAACGGTTTATGGTATGATAGACGGCTCGATGGTCAGCCCGAGGCAAGGTGGGTGGAGACAAACCTGGGTCGAACCATCGCTTTTGAAGCCCACATACGCCGCCCAAGCGCTCACAAGCCATGGCCGACTCGGAGTATGTGGCCCACCGAGGCACCTGTGAGGAAATTAAAGGCAAAATTTGAGCGTTTGTACCCACCCGATAGCCTTTGTAAGCAAATTTTTGTCAGCGACGGCGCGACTTGGATCAGCAAGTGGGTCAGTGAGCGATACCCCAAGGCCATACAAATACTCGACTACTATCACGCCGTGGAGCATATGGCAAAGGCCGCCGAATATGCGCCTGACGCTAAAAAATGGCTAAAAATACAAAAGAAGAGATTGTTAGAAAATCAACTCAATCTTGTCATTAAAGACATTGAGGCGATCAAGAGCTTACCCAAAGAAATTTGCCGTAGCCTACTGAAGTACTTAGAAAACAATGCCTACCGAATGAATTACAAGCACTACCGACAACAGGGATGGTTCATAGGTAGTGGGGCAATAGAGTCGGCTCACAAAACACTAATACAGGCCCGAATGAAATTGAGTGGCCAATGGTGGTCTAATAGTGGTTGCGATAATATACTCAAACTAAGAGTTGCTCTGATGAGCAATAAAGGAAAGCTCCTCAAAAACGTAATCCTGCGCAAGGCCGCGTAA
- a CDS encoding SRPBCC family protein, with the protein MAKEINIERFYPYPIEKVWNAIATSDALSDWLMPNDFKLEIGHEFTFKTKPQPGFDGIVKCKVIDFEAPIRLSYTWQGGPLKKPTTVSFELKSKANGTVLYFRHSGFEGFISQYIVRFLLGSGWKNLLFKKIKLHLDK; encoded by the coding sequence ATGGCAAAAGAGATTAACATAGAAAGGTTTTATCCTTATCCAATAGAAAAAGTTTGGAATGCCATTGCCACATCTGATGCATTAAGCGATTGGTTGATGCCAAACGATTTTAAGTTAGAAATTGGGCACGAATTTACTTTCAAGACAAAGCCGCAGCCTGGTTTTGACGGTATTGTAAAATGCAAAGTAATTGACTTTGAAGCCCCAATAAGACTTTCATACACTTGGCAAGGTGGACCCTTGAAGAAACCTACAACTGTTTCTTTTGAGCTTAAATCAAAAGCAAATGGAACTGTTCTTTATTTTAGGCATAGCGGCTTTGAAGGCTTCATTAGCCAATACATAGTTCGATTTCTTTTGGGCAGTGGTTGGAAAAATTTATTATTCAAGAAAATTAAATTGCATTTAGACAAATGA
- a CDS encoding DUF2024 family protein translates to MQVAVWDTYVTKKDGSVMHFDIIAPDHIKDSTIIYTFGKDYLQSKNQGNQPLTAKECNFCHIEKATDEMVLSIQQKGYYIIEMQNCN, encoded by the coding sequence ATGCAAGTAGCAGTTTGGGACACATATGTAACAAAAAAAGATGGCAGCGTAATGCATTTTGACATTATTGCACCCGACCATATAAAAGATTCAACAATAATTTATACCTTTGGTAAGGATTACTTACAATCAAAGAATCAAGGAAATCAGCCCTTGACTGCCAAAGAATGTAACTTTTGCCACATTGAAAAGGCAACCGATGAAATGGTTTTAAGTATTCAACAAAAAGGATATTATATTATTGAAATGCAAAACTGTAACTAA
- a CDS encoding acyltransferase family protein codes for MIKNLQQREYYIDWIRVLAFMILIFFHCSMPFVSFNWEIKNLEHSPFLDRLIIWLHQWRLPLLFFISGVGVSFSLRKRSVLAFFGERIIRLFIPLLFSMFFTIPSQVYFERLQKRQIEEGYWNFYPTVWDMVPYPAGTLTWSHMWFVVYLFVFTMLLLPVFAFFKIDFIKKLKQKTDSFFNNPISNLLLSIPFILYYFSLYVRWPEQGSLLDDWFIFNSSITFYFFGFYLADLASFWDACEKYRKHFLIVSVICAVVLFWRYYWPVKLPKQQDASLYLYGLFNGLHIWAIILTVVGYARHYLNFSNQWLSYLTSAVYPFYILHQTVIVGIGYYIVQWNSPIIFKLVALIVGCFLSIVSFYHFIIRPFTLTRILFGLKPGQSGKEKS; via the coding sequence ATGATAAAAAACCTTCAACAGCGGGAATATTATATTGACTGGATTAGAGTTCTGGCCTTTATGATCCTGATTTTCTTCCACTGCTCCATGCCATTCGTGAGCTTCAATTGGGAAATTAAAAACCTTGAACACTCTCCTTTCCTAGACCGATTGATTATCTGGCTTCATCAATGGCGATTGCCCTTACTATTCTTCATTTCAGGTGTTGGCGTGAGTTTTTCTTTGCGCAAAAGATCTGTGCTTGCCTTCTTTGGTGAACGAATTATTCGCCTTTTTATCCCGTTACTGTTCTCAATGTTCTTTACGATCCCATCCCAAGTTTATTTTGAGCGGTTGCAAAAAAGGCAGATTGAAGAAGGATATTGGAATTTCTATCCTACGGTCTGGGATATGGTTCCTTACCCTGCAGGCACCCTAACATGGAGCCATATGTGGTTTGTGGTTTATTTATTCGTTTTCACTATGCTATTGCTACCCGTATTTGCTTTTTTTAAAATCGATTTCATAAAAAAATTAAAACAGAAAACGGATTCATTTTTCAATAATCCGATTTCCAACCTACTGCTTTCTATTCCCTTTATCCTATATTATTTTTCACTCTATGTACGCTGGCCGGAACAAGGCAGCTTATTGGATGATTGGTTTATCTTCAACTCCTCCATAACCTTTTACTTCTTCGGTTTTTACCTAGCAGATCTCGCATCCTTTTGGGACGCTTGCGAGAAGTATCGAAAACATTTCCTGATCGTTTCGGTGATTTGCGCGGTGGTTTTGTTTTGGAGATATTATTGGCCTGTCAAATTGCCTAAGCAACAAGATGCTTCCTTATATTTATATGGGCTTTTTAATGGACTCCATATCTGGGCTATAATTCTAACGGTGGTTGGCTACGCAAGGCATTACTTGAACTTTTCAAATCAGTGGCTTTCATATTTAACGTCTGCCGTTTATCCGTTTTACATTCTTCACCAGACAGTTATTGTTGGAATCGGCTACTATATAGTACAATGGAATAGCCCCATAATTTTTAAGTTAGTCGCACTCATTGTTGGTTGCTTTCTTAGCATTGTTAGCTTTTATCATTTTATAATCCGACCGTTCACCCTGACACGCATTCTTTTTGGTCTTAAGCCCGGACAATCAGGCAAAGAGAAAAGCTGA
- a CDS encoding DUF7448 domain-containing protein translates to MLGVGVMIQSLFGNEETVNAVKSALGKTIETVKLEDNELLFKFTDGTGLKMFDDGQSCCEDRYMRTDDDLSDFEGATLLDFELKDAPTMEDEYGDHEIQFLDVKTSNGVFQMANHNEHNGYYGGFCIVARSF, encoded by the coding sequence ATGTTAGGAGTAGGAGTAATGATACAGTCGCTTTTCGGAAATGAAGAAACTGTAAATGCTGTAAAATCAGCACTTGGAAAAACTATTGAAACGGTAAAATTAGAAGATAATGAATTGCTTTTCAAGTTTACCGATGGAACTGGATTGAAAATGTTTGATGATGGTCAGTCGTGTTGCGAAGATAGATATATGCGAACCGATGATGATTTGTCTGATTTTGAAGGTGCAACACTTTTAGACTTTGAATTAAAGGATGCTCCAACTATGGAAGACGAATATGGCGACCACGAAATTCAGTTCTTAGATGTCAAAACAAGTAACGGAGTTTTTCAAATGGCAAACCACAACGAACACAACGGATATTATGGTGGATTTTGTATTGTTGCACGGTCTTTCTAA
- a CDS encoding MarR family winged helix-turn-helix transcriptional regulator, protein MSLFNLENQNANLDNKIVAGLERLSQVFRILLWNKAKEHSLSPIQIQLLIFIQHHSADKTTISYLAQEFNFTKPTISDAIKVLEQKKLIKKFTDSNDTRSYTIQLTASGKKIVTETENFANPLTIIIAKTSEADKMVLWQNISNLIIQLNKLEVISVQRTCFNCKHYTTKNKTHFCNLLNQKLETQDIRIDCGEFENA, encoded by the coding sequence GTGTCGTTATTTAATTTAGAAAATCAAAATGCAAACCTAGACAACAAAATAGTTGCCGGACTTGAACGCTTATCACAAGTGTTCCGTATTTTATTATGGAATAAAGCAAAAGAGCATAGTTTAAGTCCAATACAAATTCAGTTATTGATATTTATTCAGCACCATTCAGCAGACAAAACAACAATAAGTTATTTGGCACAAGAATTTAATTTTACCAAACCTACTATCAGCGATGCGATAAAAGTATTGGAACAGAAAAAATTAATCAAAAAATTCACTGACAGTAACGACACAAGAAGTTATACGATACAACTCACTGCATCAGGAAAAAAAATAGTTACTGAAACAGAAAACTTTGCCAATCCATTGACGATAATTATTGCCAAGACAAGTGAAGCGGACAAAATGGTATTGTGGCAAAATATATCAAACTTAATTATTCAACTCAATAAACTTGAAGTAATTAGTGTGCAACGAACTTGCTTTAATTGTAAACATTATACAACCAAAAACAAAACACACTTTTGTAATTTACTCAATCAAAAATTAGAAACACAAGACATAAGAATTGACTGTGGAGAATTTGAAAATGCTTAA
- a CDS encoding DUF5655 domain-containing protein produces MALSAAQMQEAVINNLPTKTGKTLDEWISIAKAFNLSKSNDILKKLKSEYDLGHVQAQTIVWRLGEEKPYVETNGYEENIFKNTFDLYAKLKSQIQAISDDISVKPCKTYIPFYRNNQFAILTEKKGKLVLGLNLKTEHFPELVKAEKLGGSDRINKMIVVTNDNLSELNKYIKEAYSNN; encoded by the coding sequence ATGGCACTTTCAGCAGCACAAATGCAGGAAGCTGTAATCAACAACCTTCCTACAAAAACAGGCAAAACATTAGACGAGTGGATTAGTATTGCCAAAGCTTTTAATCTCTCAAAAAGTAATGACATTCTGAAAAAACTGAAATCAGAATATGATTTGGGGCACGTCCAAGCCCAGACAATTGTTTGGCGTTTGGGAGAAGAAAAACCCTATGTGGAAACAAATGGTTATGAAGAAAATATTTTCAAAAATACATTTGATTTATATGCCAAGCTTAAAAGCCAAATACAGGCAATAAGTGATGACATTTCAGTTAAGCCATGTAAAACATATATACCTTTTTACAGGAATAATCAATTCGCAATATTAACTGAGAAAAAGGGTAAACTTGTACTAGGCTTAAATCTAAAAACGGAGCATTTTCCTGAATTAGTTAAAGCAGAAAAACTGGGCGGTTCCGACCGAATTAACAAAATGATTGTCGTTACTAATGACAATCTTTCCGAGTTGAATAAATACATAAAAGAAGCATATTCAAATAACTAA
- a CDS encoding helix-turn-helix domain-containing protein — protein sequence MIFLTSFRHSLPLFLLDTKICLWLSLNLGGTPPRVSYDLTQVGRLLKKLGWSLQKPIKKARQQNEAKVKQWREETILELNRIVEAKKPQVRIESSYISMNQDFTFSLW from the coding sequence TTGATTTTTCTGACATCGTTCAGACATTCACTCCCGCTTTTTCTTTTAGATACAAAGATATGCCTTTGGCTTTCGCTAAATTTGGGTGGTACGCCACCGCGGGTCAGCTATGACCTGACGCAGGTAGGGCGGCTGTTGAAGAAGCTTGGATGGAGTTTGCAGAAGCCTATCAAAAAGGCCCGCCAGCAGAACGAAGCGAAAGTCAAGCAGTGGCGAGAAGAAACGATTTTGGAATTAAATCGGATCGTCGAAGCGAAAAAGCCGCAGGTGAGAATCGAATCATCGTATATATCGATGAATCAGGATTTTACCTTCTCCCTCTGGTGA